One window from the genome of Populus alba chromosome 15, ASM523922v2, whole genome shotgun sequence encodes:
- the LOC118032508 gene encoding endoglucanase 4, protein MAFSTTMLAWSVLDFGDFMGPDLPHALEAIKWATDYFLKATSIPGFVFVQVGDPYGDHNCWERPEDMDTPRIPYAASKQFPGSEVSAEIAAALAASSMVFRSSNPAYSARLLKRAAMVFEFADANRGSYNDTLGPWVCPFYCDFSGYEDELIWGAAWLYKATKAPNYWSYIVQNISDLEKNAAEHTDRVGYGGGSFAEFGWDTKNAGINILVSKLLLSNNTSDVGPFIPNADKFVCTVLPESPTVYVSYSPGGLLFKPGGSNLQHATALSFLLLAYARYLNQSNREIHCGNVVATPARLIQFARGQVDYILGTNPLKMSYMVGYGSKFPRKIHHRGSSLPSVDQHPASINCQGGAPYFQSNDPNPNLLIGAVVGGPDKEDSYSDSRADFVHTEPTTYINAPLVGLLAYFRSHPPL, encoded by the exons ATGGCGTTCTCAACAACAATGCTGGCATGGAGTGTATTAGATTTTGGCGATTTCATGGGTCCAGACCTGCCACATGCACTAGAAGCTATTAAGTGGGCAACCGATTACTTCCTTAAAGCCACAAGCATCCCTGGCTTTGTATTTGTTCAAGTTGGAGATCCTTATGGTGATCACAATTGCTGGGAGAGGCCTGAAGACATGGACACACCTAGAATCCCTTATGCAGCTAGTAAACAGTTTCCAGGCTCGGAGGTGTCAGCTGAGATAGCAGCTGCCCTTGCAGCATCTTCCATGGTGTTTAGGTCTAGCAATCCTGCGTATTCTGCCAGGCTTCTCAAAAGAGCTGCAATG GTGTTTGAGTTTGCAGATGCTAACCGTGGTTCGTACAACGATACCCTGGGACCGTGGGTGTGCCCCTTTTACTGCGATTTCAGTGGCTATGAG GATGAATTGATCTGGGGGGCAGCATGGCTATATAAGGCGACCAAAGCACCTAATTACTGGAGTTATATTGTGCAAAACATAAGCGATTTGGAAAAAAATGCTGCAGAACACACTGATCGAGTCGGCTATGGCGGTGGCAGCTTCGCTGAATTCGGATGGGATACTAAGAATGCTGGTATTAACATACTTGTTTCAAAG CTGTTGCTTTCAAACAACACTTCTGATGTAGGTCCATTCATTCCCAACGCAGACAAGTTTGTTTGCACTGTGTTGCCTGAATCACCTACTGTCTATGTCTCATACTCTCCAG GTGGACTTCTGTTCAAACCAGGAGGAAGTAACTTGCAACATGCCACAGCTttatcctttcttcttcttgcttaTGCTCGCTATCTGAATCAATCCAACAGAGAAATTCATTGCGGTAATGTCGTTGCCACTCCTGCTAGGCTTATTCAATTCGCAAGAGGGCAG GTGGATTACATACTGGGAACTAATCCATTGAAGATGTCATACATGGTTGGATATGGCAGCAAATTCCCTCGGAAGATACACCACCGTGGCTCGTCTCTGCCTTCTGTTGATCAGCACCCTGCCAGCATCAATTGTCAAGGTGGAGCTCCATACTTTCAAAGCAATGATCCTAATCCTAACCTGCTAATAGGAGCTGTTGTTGGTGGACCTGATAAAGAGGATTCCTACTCTGATTCGAGAGCAGATTTTGTACACACAGAGCCAACCACATACATTAATGCACCTCTTGTTGGCCTCCTGGCTTACTTCAGATCACATCCGCCCTTGTAG
- the LOC118056446 gene encoding uncharacterized protein, protein MASHIFLFSIPFLVFSLLAYASFFASFAYSATGAAEVANGRKEAEALLEWKVSLDNQSQSLLSSWAGDSPCNWFGISCDKSGSVSNISLPNSSLRGTLNSLRFSSFPNLIDLILHNNSLYGSIPSHIGNLSNLSILDLSFNNLSGDIPPEIGNLESLTVLALLFNKLTGTIPTSLENLKSLSELYLWKNNLSGPITFIGNLTRSLTILDLSSNKLTGTIPASLGNLKSLSVLGLADNNLFGPITFIENLTRSLTILILPFNKLTGTIPTFLENFKILSQLNLNNNNFSGPISFIGNLTRSLTTLSLESNQLNVTIPSSLKNLKSLSGLFLGNNNLCGPIPPEINNLTHLSTLQIYSNRLSGNLPRDVCLGGLLSHFAAANNYFTGPIPKSLKNCSSLVRLRLERNQLSGNISEAFGTHSNLYYMDLSDNELHGELSWKWEQFNNLTTFKISGNKISGEIPAALGKATHLQALDLSSNQLVGRIPKELGNLKFIELALNDNKLSGDIPFDVASLSDLERLGLAANNFSATILKQLGKCSKLIFLNISKNRLTGSIPAEMGSLQSLQSLDLSWNSLMGSIAQELGQMQQLEVLNLSHNMLSGLIPTSFSRLQGLTKVDVSYNKLEGPIPDIKAFREAPFEAIRNNTDLCGNATGLEACSALMKNKTVHKKGPKVVFWTVFSLLGSLLGLIVGFLILFQSRRKKRLVETPQRDVTARWCPGGDLRYEDIIEATEEFDSKYCIGTGGYGVVYKAVLPSEQVLAVKKFHQTPEVEMSSLKAFRSEIDVLMGTRHRNIVKLYGFCSHAKHSFLVYEFVERGSLRKVLNDEEQAVKMDWDKRMNLIKGVANALSYMHHDCSPPIIHRDISSNNVLLDSEYEAHVSDFGTARLLMPDSSNWTSFAGTFGYTAPELAYTMKVDEKCDVYSFGVLTLEVMMGKHPGDFISSLMLSTSTSSSSPIGYNTLLKDVLDQRLPPPENELADGVAHVAKLAFACLQTDPHYRPTMRQVSTELTARWPPLPKLFSTMELEDIMVHRNVIG, encoded by the exons ATGGCTTCCCAcatctttctcttttccataccttttttggttttttccttACTTGCTTATGCttccttctttgcttcttttgcTTACTCGGCTACAGGAGCTGCTGAAGTAGCAAATGGAAGGAAGGAAGCGGAAGCTCTTCTAGAATGGAAAGTCAGTCTTGACAACCAAAGCCAATCTCTCCTGTCTTCTTGGGCTGGAGACAGCCCTTGCAACTGGTTCGGAATCAGTTGCGACAAGTCTGGTAGTGTCAGCAACATAAGTCTGCCCAATTCTAGTTTGAGAGGTACGCTTAATAGTCTCAGATTCTCTTCCTTTCCTAACTTGATTGACCTTATCCTTCACAACAACTCGCTCTATGGGTCCATTCCTTCACATATAGGTAACCTTTCTAACCTCTCCATCCTTGACTTGTCTTTCAATAACCTTTCTGGCGACATTCCACCAGAAATTGGAAATTTAGAATCTCTCACTGTTTTAGCTTTGTTATTTAATAAGCTAACCGGTACAATACCGACAtctttagaaaatttaaaaagcttATCTGAACTTTACCTTTGGAAGAACAATCTTTCTGGTCCCATTACTTTTATCGGAAACTTGACGAGATCTCTCACCATTTTAGATTTATCATCTAATAAACTAACCGGTACAATACCAGCATCTCTAGGCAATTTAAAAAGCTTATCTGTACTTGGCCTTGCAGATAACAATCTTTTTGGTCCTATTACTTTTATTGAAAATCTGACGAGATCTctcacaattttaattttaccatttaaTAAACTAACTGGTACAATACCGacctttttagaaaattttaaaatcttgtcTCAACTTAACCttaacaataacaatttttCTGGTCCCATTTCTTTTATTGGAAATCTGACAAGATCTCTCACAACTTTATCTTTGGAGTCTAATCAATTAAATGTCACAATACCgtcatctttaaaaaatttaaaaagtttatctGGACTATTTCTTGGGAATAACAATCTTTGCGGTCCAATTCCACCGGAAATCAACAACCTTACACATTTGTCTACTTTACAAATATATTCTAATAGATTGTCTGGTAATCTACCACGAGATGTGTGCCTTGGTGGATTACTTTCACATTTTGCTGCGGCGAACAATTATTTCACGGGACCTATCCCAAAAAGCTTGAAAAATTGCAGCAGCTTGGTGAGACTCAGACTTGAGAGAAACCAACTTAGTGGAAACATTTCTGAAGCTTTTGGCACACATTCCAATTTGTACTACATGGATTTGAGTGATAATGAATTGCATGGTGAACTTTCATGGAAATGGGAGCAGTTTAACAATCTGACGACCTTCAAGATTTCTGGAAACAAAATATCTGGAGAAATACCAGCTGCTCTTGGAAAGGCAACTCATCTACAAGCTCTTGACCTCTCGTCAAATCAACTAGTTGGGAGAATTCCAAAGGAATTGGGGAATTTAAAGTTCATTGAACTTGCACTCAACGATAACAAGCTTTCAGGTGATATTCCTTTCGATGTCGCGTCGCTATCTGATCTCGAAAGGCTTGGCCTGGCCGCGAACAATTTTAGCGCAACAATTCTTAAACAGCTTGGCAAGTGTTCAAAACTGATATTCTTGAATATCAGCAAGAATAGATTGACAGGGAGTATTCCTGCTGAGATGGGGTCTTTACAGTCTCTTCAAAGTCTTGATCTCAGTTGGAATTCCCTCATGGGAAGTATAGCACAGGAGCTTGGACAGATGCAGCAGCTAGAGGTATTAAACCTCTCCCATAATATGCTATCTGGTCTAATTCCAACCAGTTTTAGTAGACTACAAGGCCTCACTAAAGTGGATGTATCCTATAACAAGCTAGAGGGCCCCATTCCTGACATCAAAGCCTTTCGCGAGGCACCATTTGAAGCAATTCGCAACAACACCGACCTGTGTGGCAATGCAACTGGTTTGGAGGCTTGTTCTGCtctcatgaaaaacaaaactgtgCACAAGAAGGGCCCCAAAGTTGTCTTTTGGACAGTATTTTCTTTGCTGGGTAGTTTGTTGGGCCTGATTGTAGGTTTTCTTATCCTTTTCCAAagcagaagaaagaaaaggttagTGGAAACACCACAAAGAGATGTTACCGCGAGATGGTGCCCTGGTGGGGATCTGCGCTACGAGGACATCATTGAGGCTACTGAGGAATTCGACTCCAAATATTGCATTGGTACTGGAGGGTATGGAGTTGTATACAAAGCTGTACTTCCATCAGAACAAGTCCTTGCCGTGAAGAAATTCCACCAAACACCAGAAGTTGAGATGAGCAGCTTGAAAGCTTTTAGAAGCGAGATTGATGTCTTAATGGGTACACGGCATCGAAATATTGTGAAGCTGTATGGTTTCTGCTCGCATGCCAAACACTCATTTTTGGTATATGAATTTGTGGAAAGGGGAAGTTTAAGAAAGGTACTGAACGACGAGGAACAAGCAGTAAAGATGGATTGGGATAAAAGGATGAATCTTATCAAAGGCGTAGCCAATGCTTTATCCTACATGCACCATGACTGCTCCCCTCCGATTATCCATAGAGACATTTCCAGCAACAATGTTCTTTTGGATTCAGAATATGAGGCTCATGTCTCTGACTTCGGCACAGCAAGACTCTTAATGCCTGACTCGtccaattggacatcatttgcTGGCACCTTTGGGTACACAGCTCCAG AGTTGGCATACACAATGAAAGTGGATGAGAAGTGTGATGTGTATAGCTTTGGAGTATTAACATTGGAAGTAATGATGGGAAAGCATCCTGGCGACTTCATCTCATCTCTGATGTTATCTACTTCCACCTCCTCATCATCACCAATCGGTTACAATACACTCCTGAAGGATGTTTTAGACCAGCGCCTCCCACCTCCTGAAAACGAACTTGCAGACGGTGTGGCACATGTTGCAAAACTGGCGTTTGCTTGCTTGCAGACCGATCCTCACTATCGGCCAACAATGCGACAGGTTTCTACAGAGCTTACAGCTCGATGGCCTCCATTGCCAAAGCTATTCTCCACGATGGAATTGGAAGATATAATGGTTCACAGAAATGTTATTGGCTGA